From Nomascus leucogenys isolate Asia unplaced genomic scaffold, Asia_NLE_v1 001804F_23866_qpd_obj, whole genome shotgun sequence, the proteins below share one genomic window:
- the LOC115834324 gene encoding LOW QUALITY PROTEIN: protein RRP5 homolog (The sequence of the model RefSeq protein was modified relative to this genomic sequence to represent the inferred CDS: inserted 2 bases in 2 codons), whose protein sequence is MGRGGEDAPGDFVPQKVVRCYILSTADNVLTLSLRSSRTNPETKSKVEDPEINSIQDXKEGQLLRGYVGSIQPHGVFFRLGPSVVGLARYSNVSQHSPSKKALYNKHLPEGKLLTARVLRLNHQKNLVELSFLPGDTGKPDVLSASLEGPLPKQEERKTEAEERDQKGEKXNQKRNEKKNQKGQEEVELPSKEKQQPQKPQVQKRGRRERRESGSEQERVSKKPKKAGLSEEDDSLVDVYYREGKEEAEETNVLPKEKQTKPAEVPRLQLSSGFAWNARLDSLTPALPPLAESSDSEEDEKPHQATQKKKSKKERELKKQKAEKELSRIEEALMDPGRQPESADDFDRLVLSSPNSSILWLQYMAFHLQATEIEKARAVAERALKTISFREEQEKLNVWVALLNLENMYGSQESLTKVFERAVQYNEPLKVFLHLADIYTKSEKFQEAGELYNRMLKRFRQEKAVWIKYGAFLLRRSQAGASHRVLQRALECLPSKEHVDVIAKFAQLEFQLGDAERAKAIFENTLSTYPKRTDVWSVYIDMTVKHGSQKDVRDIFERVIHLSLAPKRMKFFFKRYLDYEKQHGTEKDVQAVKAKALEYVEAKSSVLED, encoded by the exons ATGGGCCGAGGTGGTGAAG ACGCCCCTGGAGACTTCGTCCCCCAGAAGGTTGTCAG GTGTTACATCCTGTCCACTGCAGACAACGTATTGACTTTGTCGCTGCGATCATCCAG AACAAACCCGGAGACGAAAAGCAAAGTAGAAGATCCAGAGATTAACTCCATCCAGG ATAAGGAAGGGCAGCTTCTGAGGGGCTACGTAGGGTCCATCCAGCCACATGGTGTGTTCTTTCG CCTTGGCCCCTCCGTTGTGGGTTTGGCTCGGTACTCCAATGTCTCCCAGCACAGCCCGTCCAAGAAAGCCCTTTATAACAAACACCTCCCCGAAGGGAAGCTGCTCACAGCCAGGGTCCTACG CCTTAACCACCAGAAGAACCTGGTAGAGCTGTCTTTCCTCCCCGGAGACACTGGGAAGCCGGACGTGCTTTCTGCTTCCCTGGAAGGGCCACTTCCAAAGCAAGAGGAGAGGAAAacagaggctgaggagagagaccaaaaaggggaaa aaaatcagaaaaggaaCGAGAAGAAGAACCAGaaggggcaggaggaggtggaGCTGCCCAGCAAGGAGAAGCAACAGCCCCAGAAGCCACAGGTGCAGAAGCGGGGCAGGCGGGAGCGCCGGGAGTCTGGGAGTGAGCAG GAAAGAGTGAGCAAGAAGCCAAAGAAAGCCGGCTTATCAGAGGAGGACGACAGCCTTGTGGACGTGTACTATCGGGAGGGAAAAGAGGAGGCAGAAGAGACGAATGTGCTGCCCAAG GAGAAGCAAACCAAGCCAGCAGAAGTGCCCCGGCTACAGCTATCTTCAGGCTTCGCTTGGAATGCGCGACTAGACTCTCTGACCCCGGCCTTGCCACCTCTAGCAGAGAGCTCAGACAGCGAGGAGGATGAGAAGCCACACCAAGCCACG cagaaaaagaaaagcaagaaagaaagggaattgaagaagcagaaggcagagaaggaaCTGTCCCGCATTGAGGAGGCGCTGATGGATCCTGGGCGGCAGCCAGAGTCGGCGGATGATTTTGACCGACTGGTGCTGAGTTCCCCCAACAGCTCCATTCTGTGGCTGCAGTACATGGCTTTCCACCTGCAGGCCACGGAGATCGAGAAGGCCCGTGCCGTGGCTGAGAGGGCCCTTAAGACCatctccttcag AGAGGAGCAGGAGAAGCTGAATGTGTGGGTGGCTCTGCTGAACCTGGAGAACATGTACGGCTCTCAGGAGTCCCTGACCAAGGTCTTCGAGCGAGCCGTGCAGTACAATGAGCCTCTCAAAGTCTTTCTGCACCTGGCTGACATCTACACCAAGTCAGAGAAATTCCAG GAAGCTGGTGAACTCTACAACCGGATGCTGAAGCGTTTCCGGCAGGAGAAAGCTGTGTGGATCAAATACGGCGCCTTCCTTCTGCGGAGGAGCCAGGCTGGGGCCAGTCACCGCGTGCTGCAGCGAGCCCTGGAGTGCTTGCCTAGCAAGGAGC ATGTGGATGTCATTGCCAAGTTTGCCCAGCTTGAGTTTCAGCTGGGGGACGCAGAGCGGGCCAAAGCCATTTTTGAGAACACACTGAGCACCTACCCAAAGCGCACAGATGTCTGGTCGGTCTATATCGACATGACCGTCAAGCACGGCAGCCAGAAGGACGTCCG